One part of the Desulfonema ishimotonii genome encodes these proteins:
- a CDS encoding substrate-binding periplasmic protein, protein MKLSGIILMLVVCLPFTAQAEKIIFSTGNLPPYEYREGGQVVGMNIDIIRELCKRIGVEPEFVEMPWKRTLKEAERGTISAIFALHFKEERQKFLYYTSEPIFIVKLACFVQKKKDIRVTSPEDLRGKSIGVISDYSYGPEFDRYKGLKKVYCGDSEELARILDGGRIDAALDFEIPFRFFARQQGSQDKIRKAFVLTEAPLYIGVSKALGQRGHILAEDFSRELARLKKEGLIQRILDRYR, encoded by the coding sequence ATGAAATTGTCAGGAATCATTCTGATGCTTGTCGTATGTCTGCCCTTCACCGCTCAGGCCGAAAAAATCATTTTTTCAACAGGCAACCTGCCACCATATGAATACAGGGAAGGCGGTCAGGTCGTTGGCATGAATATTGATATCATCAGAGAACTCTGCAAACGAATAGGAGTTGAGCCTGAATTTGTCGAAATGCCCTGGAAGAGAACCTTAAAAGAGGCCGAAAGGGGAACGATCTCTGCGATTTTCGCCCTGCACTTCAAAGAGGAGCGGCAGAAGTTTCTGTATTATACTTCCGAACCCATATTTATTGTAAAACTGGCGTGTTTCGTTCAAAAGAAAAAGGACATCCGGGTGACATCCCCTGAGGATCTCAGAGGCAAGAGCATCGGGGTGATTTCAGACTATTCATACGGACCGGAGTTCGACAGGTACAAAGGACTGAAAAAGGTGTACTGCGGAGATAGCGAGGAACTGGCCCGGATACTTGACGGGGGACGTATTGATGCGGCCCTTGATTTTGAAATTCCTTTCAGATTTTTTGCCAGACAGCAGGGGAGTCAGGATAAGATCAGAAAGGCATTTGTGCTGACTGAGGCCCCTCTGTATATAGGCGTCTCCAAAGCCCTGGGTCAGAGAGGTCATATCCTGGCAGAAGATTTCAGCAGAGAATTGGCCCGGTTAAAGAAAGAAGGCCTTATCCAAAGAATTCTGGACAGATACAGATAG